In Musa acuminata AAA Group cultivar baxijiao chromosome BXJ3-9, Cavendish_Baxijiao_AAA, whole genome shotgun sequence, a single genomic region encodes these proteins:
- the LOC135649283 gene encoding probable aquaporin NIP5-1, translating to MPEPETPTASAPATPGTPGAPLFNSLRVDSLSYDRKSMPRCNKCLPVDAWTSPHTCFTEFPKPDVSLTRKIGAEFVGTFILIFGATAAPIVNQKYNGAETLIGNAACAGLAVMIVILSTGHISGAHLNPSLTIAFAALRHFPWSHVPAYVVAQVSASICASFALKGVFHPFLSGGVTVPSVSTAQAFFIEFVITFNLLFVVTAVATDTRAVGELAGIAVGATVMLNILIAGPSSGGSMNPVRTLGPAVAAGNYKQIWIYLVAPTAGAVAGAAVYTAVKLKGDDGELPRRSFRR from the exons ATGCCGGAACCGGAAACGCCGACCGCGTCGGCCCCTGCGACGCCGGGCACGCCGGGCGCGCCGCTCTTCAACTCGCTCCGGGTTGACTCGCTCTCCTACGATCGGAAGTCGATGCCGAGGTGCAACAAATGCCTCCCGGTGGACGCTTGGACCTCCCCACACACGTGCTTCACGGAGTTCCCCAAGCCCGATGTCTCCCTCACCCGCAAG ATAGGAGCTGAATTCGTGGGCACCTTCATCCTAATCTTCGGCGCCACTGCAGCTCCCATAGTGAATCAGAAGTATAACGGGGCCGAGACTCTCATCGGCAACGCTGCATGCGCCGGTCTCGCCGTCATGATCGTCATCCTCTCCACCGGCCACATCTCCGGCGCCCATCTCAACCCCTCACTCACCATCGCCTTCGCGGCTCTACGCCACTTCCCTTGGTCCCACGTCCCCGCCTACGTGGTGGCCCAAGTCTCCGCATCCATCTGCGCCTCCTTTGCGCTCAAGGGTGTCTTTCACCCTTTCCTTTCCGGTGGTGTCACTGTGCCTTCTGTCAGCACTGCTCAGGCCTTCTTCATCGAGTTCGTCATCACTTTCAATCTCCTCTTCGTCGTGACCGCCGTCGCGACAGATACTCGCGCG GTGGGAGAACTTGCCGGAATCGCGGTCGGGGCCACGGTTATGCTCAACATTCTTATAGCAGG GCCATCCAGTGGGGGATCAATGAATCCGGTCCGAACTCTCGGACCGGCGGTCGCAGCAGGCAACTACAAACAGATATGGATATATCTGGTGGCGCCGACTGCCGGTGCTGTTGCCGGAGCTGCGGTTTACACAGCTGTGAAGCTGAAGGGAGACGATGGCGAGTTGCCGCGACGGAGCTTCCGCCGTTAA